The following are encoded in a window of Sebastes umbrosus isolate fSebUmb1 chromosome 7, fSebUmb1.pri, whole genome shotgun sequence genomic DNA:
- the nlrc3l gene encoding NLR family CARD domain-containing protein 3, whose translation MDSDTEVESILRQENEEEDEEEEEEEKMKWKRPSSSYGSMKSDVMEEEEEGNEEEDANAFPPSFPVVLREPTTHDGTGLQMIRPDSPETLYTMTTQQTRQPGALVIDTRSSDLGDFSEHAEEDADELLVADSPEPPEPVEPDDDGQSDEYSQPGRLHPEQDLPHIFKSIQSAVTGLTKEELLKFKMWYYQWEPAITLQQVMEGDLLDFVDRTLEILGPDRSLMHTISTLENVNKKPEADQLGNQCKRALTRFHLKQYLIRQHQIIREGVVRAGKQNLLDNVYVEPQISTCGYGGVDPSHEFRLYPPSPLRVPSADTFVGVNNLFRRSKDDGKPVRTVVTTGLPGIGMSVSVGKFSLDWAELRANKDLQFVIKLSFRTFWLLRHKELPFSDKMSIMEVIEYYHPECKGMKYLEEEDCKFLIIMDSFDCYQVSLDWKNAPVINDNYTKAHPDVLIVNIIRGTVLRGARVWILGRQAAVSQIPSHFIDVVTEIQGFSDEMKDQYLTMRFCDAELATNIVTQFKRLPSLVRLARQPFVCWMVATVFERCYRYLGYGVHPPRLTPFYINIMVVQTNRRLQFYYGKSENELKWSNDDKHLLTKMGKMAFKMLEKNTSVFFEEDVKENSLKVTEVTVWSGLCTELPAAASDGRRTFCFIHFSFQEFMAALYVFTVFRTESKNVLDSALLHKPKLFASKDHTKSAAGLVQCAVTRTLDSPLGHYDMFLRFLCGMLSPDCHNTLLGGCLYRHNAPKVGGLEEVQRLLEHTIQTAEENNRDRVENLKECLREMIQEDE comes from the exons ATGGACTCTGACACTGAAGTTGAAAG CATCTTAAGGCAGGAGaatgaagaggaagatgaggaggaggaggaagaggagaagatgaaGTGGAAGAGGCCATCCTCCAGCTATGGTTCAATGAAGAGTGacgtgatggaggaggaggaggagggaaatgaAGAAGAGGATGCCAATGCTTTCCCTCCCTCGTTTCCTGTGGTACTACGTGAACCGACTACTCATGATGGGACAGG GTTGCAGATGATTCGCCCAGACTCTCCAGAGACCCTCTACACCATGACCACGCAGCAGACTAGACAACCGGGAGCTCTTGTCATTGACACCAG GTCTTCTGATCTGGGGGATTTTTCAGAACACGCTGAGGAGGATGCAGATGAACTTCTGGTGGCTGATTCCCCAGAACCCCCTGAGCCTGTTGAACCAGATGACGACGGGCAGAGTGATGAGTACAGCCAGCCAGGCAGACTCCACCCAGAGCAGGACCTGCCCCACATATTCAAG agTATCCAGAGTGCTGTGACAGGCCTCACCAAGGAAGAGCTATTAAAATTTAAGATGTGGTATTACCAGTGGGAACCAGCGATAACCTTGCAGCAGGTGATGGAGGGAGACCTTCTCGATTTTGTGGACAGGACCCTGGAAATACTTG GCCCGGATCGTTCCCTGATGCACACAATAAGTACCCTAGAAAATGTCAACAAGAAACCAGAGGCAGACCAACTAGGGAATCAGTGCAAGAGAG CGTTGACCCGTTTTCACCTGAAGCAGTATTTGATCAGACAACACCAAATCATCCGTGAGGGGGTCGTTAGAGCCGGAAAGCAGAATCTTCTAGACAACGTCTACGTTGAGCCCCAGATTTCCACCTGTGGTTACGGAGGAGTTGACCCCTCCCATGAGTTCCGACTCTACCCTCCGTCGCCTCTCCGGGTCCCCAGCGCCGACACCTTCGTTGGCGTGAACAACCTGTTCCGACGATCGAAGGATGATGGCAAGCCGGTGAGGACGGTGGTGACCACTGGGCTTCCAGGGATTGGCATGTCTGTCTCGGTGGGGAAATTCTCCCTGGATTGGGCAGAGCTGCGCGCCAATAAG GATCTGCAGTTTGTCATCAAACTTTCATTCCGAACCTTCTGGCTCCTGCGACACAAAGAACTTCCTTTTTCAGATAAGATGTCCATCATGGAAGTGATAGAATATTATCATCCCGAGTGCAAAGGCATGAAATACCTGGAGGAAGAGGACTGTAAATTTCTCATCATAATGGACTCATTTGACTGTTACCAAGTGTCTCTGGACTGGAAG aatgCTCCAGTAATAAATGACAACTACACCAAAGCCCATCCTGACGTCCTGATTGTAAATATCATCCGAGGTACTGTGCTTCGCGGTGCCCGCGTCTGGATCCTGGGGAGACAGGCGGCTGTCTCACAAATACCATCTCACTTCATAGACGTTGTCACAGAAATACAGGGCTTTAG TGATGAGATGAAAGACCAATACCTGACCATGCGCTTTTGCGATGCAGAGCTAGCAACGAATATTGTGACACAGTTTAAGCGCCTACCATCACTCGTTAGGCTCGCTCGACAACCCTTCGTTTGCTGGATGGTGGCCACGGTGTTCGAGCGCTGCTACCGTTATCTGGGCTACGGGGTGCACCCCCCCAGGCTGACGCCATTCTACATCAACATTATGGTTGTCCAGACCAACCGCAGGCTGCAGTTCTACTATGGAAAGTCAGAAAATGAACTG AAATGGTCCAATGACGACAAGCACCTGCTCACAAAGATGGGGAAGATGGCCTTTAAGATGCTGGAGAAGAATACCAGTGTGTTCTTTGAAGAGGACGTGAAGGAGAACAGTCTGAAGGTGACGGAGGTGACGGTGTGGTCCGGCCTGTGCACTGAGCTCCCCGCTGCAGCCTCAGATGGGAGGAGGACGTTCTGCTTTATACACTTCAGCTTTCAG GAGTTCATGGCCGCTCTGTACGTCTTCACGGTGTTTCGCACAGAGTCCAAGAACGTTCTGGACTCCGCGTTGTTGCACAAGCCCAAGCTCTTCGCATCCAAGGATCACACCAAATCAGCAGCAGGCCTGGTCCAGTGTGCCGTGACGCGAACCCTCGACTCCCCGCTGGGTCACTACGACATGTTCCTGCGCTTTCTGTGTGGCATGCTTTCCCCGGACTGCCACAACACTCTGCTGGGTGGGTGTCTCTACCGCCACAACGCGCCAAAGGTGGGTGGGCTGGAGGAGGTGCAGCGGCTGCTGGAGCACACGATACAGACTGCCGAAGAAAACAATAGAGACCGGGTGGAAAACTTAAAGGAGTGCCTTAGAGAAATGATCCAGGAAGATGAGTGA